TGGGCAATGCCGGTTTTGGGCAGATCGAGATAAGACGGTGTGTTTTCCTGTTTCATAGCTCATACCTTTTCGGGGTTCAATTGAGCCATCCATGGTACGGAATAAAACCGATGCCGCTACGCCCGGAATGATCAATAATGATACTATATTGATATTGTTTGAAAACTGCTTTAGAACCGGTTTCTCACTTTTAACGGAAGAAAACGACGATGAAACTGGCCTATGAACATATCCGAAAAGATGTGGGAACCTCTTTTTATGCCCATCGGTTTGAGGACCGGGACTTTGTGCACTCCTATCATGTTCATGAAGAGGCGGAGCTGATTTATATTAAAGCCGGGCGGGGCCGCCTGGTGGCAGGCGATTATTCCGGGCGTTTCGAAGCCGGTGAGCTTTTTCTGTTTGGAGAAAATCTGCCGCATGCCTTTTTCAGCGATACCCTGCAGGAGAAGCAGCCGCAGCGGGTGTGCTCGTTATATGTTCAATTTCGGCCCAGCTGTCTGGGGGAGCATTTTTTTGATCTGCCCGAGATGGAGGACCTTCGCCGGGTTTTGGCCAAATCGAAGCGGGGACTTAAATTTTCCGGTTTTGATTCCCGGCGAATTGAGGCCCTGTTTGACGATGTGCTGCAGGCCCGGCCGGTCCGACGGATTGCCTGTTTTATTGAGATTCAGGATGAAATTTCGAGGTGCCGAAACCGGATGCTGGCCTCCCGTCAATATTTACGTGCCGAGGTGCATCATGACAGTGAACGGCTGAACCGGGCCATTGATTATATTCACCGGAAGTTTACTGAGGCGGTTACGCTTGATGAAATCGCTGCCGCCGCCCATTTGTCACCGGAGGCATTCAGTCGTTTTTTCAAAAAATATATGGGCATTCCATTCATCGAATATGTCATTCAGCTTCGTCTGAGTGAGGCCTGCCGGATGCTGCTCGAAACAGATCTGCCGATCACGGAAATTGCTTTTTCGGTGGGTTTTCGAAATCTGTCGAATTTTAATCGGCAGTTCCTGAAACACAAAGGGAGCTCGCCCCGGGATTTCCGGAAAGTTGAGCGTTAAATCAGGAGTACCGAAAAATCATTCAGTCTTCCGCCTGATGTAATTCATCGAGCGTAGTGGCCGGTGTTTTGTGTTTCACTTTCCGGAAATCGTGTTCGCAGGTTTTTCCGGGGTGAAGTTTTTTCCATTCGGCATACGTTCCGTATTCATCGAATTCATAGACCGACCATGCAGGAATCACTTTTCGGGCAATGCCGCGTTCAATCTGCTGAACCCCGCATTGGCTGCACTGTGTCCATTCCGTGGTGGGGCGGAAATAGATGATTCCAACAATCACAACAAACATGAGAATGAAAAGGATGCGTTTTTTCATGCGAAGGATTTGGCGGAATTTGCCGCTGGATGTCAAATTCGGACTGCGTCTATTTAATTCCCGCCGCGGCATTGGATCGGTGCAGCAGCTCGTTTCGCATGGCCGCAGAAGCCTTGAAAAAGGCTTTTTCATTACGCTGTTCGGTTTCGGGGGTATTGGTGCCGTCAGAGGCGATATCGTCGAGCGTCACACCGTGTGTTCCCAGCAGAACCCAGAAGGTTGCGGAGTCGGAGTCATCAACCGTTTTCAGCCCTTTAGGGAATTTTCCCCGTCGGTACACGCGCCCGAGGTGCGAGGC
The Pontiella agarivorans DNA segment above includes these coding regions:
- a CDS encoding AraC family transcriptional regulator, which translates into the protein MKLAYEHIRKDVGTSFYAHRFEDRDFVHSYHVHEEAELIYIKAGRGRLVAGDYSGRFEAGELFLFGENLPHAFFSDTLQEKQPQRVCSLYVQFRPSCLGEHFFDLPEMEDLRRVLAKSKRGLKFSGFDSRRIEALFDDVLQARPVRRIACFIEIQDEISRCRNRMLASRQYLRAEVHHDSERLNRAIDYIHRKFTEAVTLDEIAAAAHLSPEAFSRFFKKYMGIPFIEYVIQLRLSEACRMLLETDLPITEIAFSVGFRNLSNFNRQFLKHKGSSPRDFRKVER